A single window of Sphingobacterium sp. ML3W DNA harbors:
- a CDS encoding Gfo/Idh/MocA family protein, whose translation MNRQKFIKTSSFLAASALLFNRHGVFGNTQKIRVGVIGVNGMGWSNLMAILKNQNVICTALCDVDENVLTKRVDELKKRSISVKTYIDYKELLADRQVDAVIIGTPDHWHCLMMVAAVEAGKHVYVEKPIGNSIKECELMVAVAQKHNAIVQVGQWQRSQQHFQDAMKFLHAGNLGKIRTVKVWAYIGWKQDIPIVSDTAIPAGVHYDKWLGPAAKRPFNANRFHFNFRWFWDYAGGLMTDWGVHMLDFALIGMKVSDPRSVMAAGGKFAYPDDAEETPDTLTTLYEFDGFNVQWEHTIGIDLGPYQKGHGVAFIGNNGTLVLNRDGWEVLAEGDRMAAVPFQKAKDNGLERHMDNFVEAILTKNKEILRAPVEAGSHIAILAQMGNIAYRAGEKLYWDKNKRQFTDKEANRYLAAAYHNGYVYPKV comes from the coding sequence ATGAATAGACAGAAATTTATAAAGACCTCTAGCTTTTTAGCTGCTTCGGCGCTATTATTTAATCGTCATGGCGTTTTTGGAAACACACAAAAAATTCGTGTTGGCGTCATTGGCGTAAATGGAATGGGGTGGTCAAACCTGATGGCTATACTGAAAAATCAAAATGTAATCTGCACAGCTCTTTGTGATGTTGATGAGAATGTATTAACAAAGCGTGTCGATGAATTGAAGAAACGTAGCATATCTGTTAAAACCTATATTGATTATAAAGAATTGTTGGCAGATCGTCAGGTCGATGCGGTAATCATTGGTACTCCTGATCATTGGCATTGCCTAATGATGGTTGCTGCTGTTGAAGCAGGAAAACATGTATATGTCGAAAAACCGATTGGTAATTCAATTAAAGAATGCGAATTGATGGTGGCTGTTGCTCAGAAGCATAATGCGATTGTTCAGGTTGGACAATGGCAACGTAGTCAGCAACACTTTCAAGATGCGATGAAATTTTTGCATGCTGGTAATTTAGGAAAGATAAGAACAGTTAAAGTCTGGGCGTATATTGGTTGGAAGCAAGATATACCAATTGTATCTGATACTGCTATTCCAGCGGGAGTTCACTATGATAAGTGGTTGGGACCTGCGGCCAAAAGACCTTTTAATGCTAATCGTTTTCATTTCAATTTTCGTTGGTTTTGGGATTATGCAGGAGGGTTGATGACAGACTGGGGAGTGCATATGTTGGATTTTGCACTGATTGGCATGAAAGTATCGGATCCTCGTTCGGTGATGGCTGCTGGTGGAAAATTTGCTTATCCTGATGACGCAGAAGAAACACCCGATACACTGACCACTTTGTACGAGTTCGATGGCTTCAATGTCCAATGGGAGCATACAATAGGTATTGATTTAGGACCTTATCAAAAGGGTCATGGTGTAGCGTTCATTGGAAATAACGGAACATTAGTGCTGAATAGGGATGGATGGGAAGTGTTGGCAGAAGGCGATCGGATGGCTGCTGTTCCTTTTCAAAAAGCTAAGGACAATGGACTTGAACGTCACATGGATAATTTTGTGGAAGCTATCCTGACTAAAAATAAGGAGATATTGCGTGCTCCTGTTGAAGCAGGGTCACATATTGCTATTTTAGCCCAAATGGGAAATATTGCATATAGAGCTGGGGAGAAATTATATTGGGATAAGAATAAAAGACAATTTACGGACAAAGAGGCTAACCGATATTTAGCTGCAGCTTATCATAATGGTTATGTATATCCAAAAGTGTAG